TGTTATTAGACATTGTCCATAGTGATAAATATGGTTTGTATCATGCGACAAATGAAGGAATCTGTAGTTGGGCTGAATTTGCTATGGAAATATTTAGACAATCAAGTAAAAGTACAAGAGTAAATCCCATAACAACAGCAGAATATCCTACTCGTGCTGTTCGTCCAGCCAATTCTCGAATGTCAAAACAAAAATTAATTGATAACGGGTTTAAGCCGTTGCCGAAATGGCAAGATGCAATAAAAGATTACTTAACTGAGCTAACACAAGAGGTGGAATAAATTGAAAAAGAATAAAGTTCTTGTTACTGGTGGGGCAGGTTTTATAGGTGGTAATTTTGTTCAATATATGTTAGATAAATATTCCGATTATTATATTTTTAATTTGGATTTACTAACTTATGCAGGAGATATAACAAAACACCATAGTTATAAAGAAAATGAAAATTATCACTTTATTAAAGCTGATATTGCCGACAGAGAAACAATAATGACAATTTTTGAGAAAGAAAAATTTGATTATGTGGTTCACTTTGCTGCCGAGAGTCATGTTGATCGTTCTATATCAGATCCGGGAATTTTTGTTAAAACAAATGTTCTAGGAACTCAGGTTTTATTGGATGCATCAAAAGAGATAGGAGTTTCCAAGTTTGTTCATGTATCAACTGATGAGGTTTATGGTGATTTAGATTTTGATCCAACTACATTTTTTACAGAAAAAACACCTTTACAACCAAATAGTCCTTATAGTGCGAGTAAGGCATCATCTGATTTATTAGTTAGGGCATATCACGAAACATATGGATTACCTGTAAACATTACCCGTTGCTCTAATAATTATGGACCATATCACTTCCCAGAAAAATTAATTCCTTTAACAATTTCTCGTGTCATAAATGACCAAAAGGTGCCAGTATACGGTGATGGGCGAAACATTCGTGATTGGTTACACGTAATTGATCATTGTGCAGCTATTGATTTGGTTATGCATGAAGGTGTAAATGGAGAAGTATACAATGTTGGTGGTCATAATGAACGAACAAATTTAGAGGTTGTTAAGACGGTAATTAAAACGCTAGGTAAATCAGAGGAATTAATTGAGTTCGTTAAGGATCGTTTAGGACATGATAAGCGTTATGCAATTGACCCTACTAAACTAGAAAATTTAGGCTGGAAACCTAAGTATAATTTTGAAACAGGAATTGCCCAAACTATTCAATGGTATCTCGATAACAAAGAATGGTGGGATCAAATTATTAGTGGAGAGTATCAGAATTACTTTGAAAAACAATACAGTATATAAGCTCCACTATGTGAGGAAGGAATGGGGAGATGTATAAAATAGCTGTAGCAGGAACAGGTTATGTTGGTTTAGTAGCAGGTGTATGCTTTGCCGAAGTTGGCCATCAAGTAACCTGTGTTGATATAGATGAAGGTAAAGTGAGGTTATTGAAGTCTGGAGTTTCACCCATTTATGAAGCTGGATTAGAAGAGTTAATGCAGAAGAATTATGCAGCTGGA
This genomic stretch from Bacillus oleivorans harbors:
- the rfbB gene encoding dTDP-glucose 4,6-dehydratase, whose translation is MKKNKVLVTGGAGFIGGNFVQYMLDKYSDYYIFNLDLLTYAGDITKHHSYKENENYHFIKADIADRETIMTIFEKEKFDYVVHFAAESHVDRSISDPGIFVKTNVLGTQVLLDASKEIGVSKFVHVSTDEVYGDLDFDPTTFFTEKTPLQPNSPYSASKASSDLLVRAYHETYGLPVNITRCSNNYGPYHFPEKLIPLTISRVINDQKVPVYGDGRNIRDWLHVIDHCAAIDLVMHEGVNGEVYNVGGHNERTNLEVVKTVIKTLGKSEELIEFVKDRLGHDKRYAIDPTKLENLGWKPKYNFETGIAQTIQWYLDNKEWWDQIISGEYQNYFEKQYSI